The Desulfarculaceae bacterium genome window below encodes:
- a CDS encoding 4Fe-4S binding protein produces the protein MSAKARARKEILMGNQALGRGLVENGIGVMTAYPGTPSSEVLPAVVHYGTEMKKPPYVEWSVNEKVAMEVALSAAYTGLRSAVAMKMVGLNVALDPVMSAAYIGVIGGMIIVSADDPGPHSSQTEQDSRLLAHFAKLPVFDPDSPAMARDLVAPAYELSERYQIPVMLRPTLRVCHGRQNLELRAPRELGRKAVFTKDPFRWAAIPKMRLALHQALNAKLTKIQAEVSASKTLNTWHAAPRPRARLGILASGVAAALARDLLAELGLPVEEGRIPFLQASVPYPLPTGPVEELLASCQRVLVLEETEPVLELLSPQRERLWGRASGHVPSAGELTPEVLGGVLERAVGEARLKTPRPKGKVLSVPDQPPMRRPNLCPGCSHRAVFFSLRKGLPSGVYPSDIGCYTLGMNQGAVDTCHDMGAAVTFAHALSRTLGESGDETPVVATIGDSTFYHSGITGLVNAVYNGARFVLVILDNETTSMTGMQPTPENGLTADGHPGHAVELKKLVEGCGVKWLTELDPYDMGNLQKILKKAWRWTQKPEGSVAVIIARHACAAHRPAEAVSQPCRVEVLGTAKPVKTAFKPKENPCADCGRCVAVCPAGALKRTGKARIKVDKAKCTGCRLCAEVCPTGTMVLEPAKACVACGLCSTWFACPALARDAEGYISIDRDWCVDCGLCAEVCAQGAIAPMEVLS, from the coding sequence TTGAGCGCCAAAGCGAGGGCCAGAAAAGAGATACTCATGGGCAACCAGGCCTTGGGACGGGGCCTGGTGGAAAACGGGATAGGGGTGATGACCGCCTACCCCGGCACTCCCTCCAGCGAGGTGCTCCCCGCCGTGGTGCACTACGGCACGGAGATGAAAAAGCCGCCCTACGTGGAGTGGTCGGTCAACGAGAAGGTGGCCATGGAGGTGGCCCTTTCCGCCGCCTACACCGGCCTGCGCTCTGCCGTGGCCATGAAGATGGTGGGGCTCAACGTGGCCCTGGACCCGGTGATGAGCGCGGCCTACATCGGGGTGATCGGCGGCATGATCATCGTGAGCGCCGACGACCCGGGGCCCCATTCCTCCCAGACCGAGCAGGACAGCCGCCTCTTGGCCCATTTCGCCAAGCTGCCGGTGTTCGACCCGGACAGCCCGGCCATGGCCCGCGATCTGGTGGCCCCGGCCTATGAGCTCAGCGAGCGCTACCAGATTCCGGTGATGCTCCGGCCCACTCTCCGTGTGTGCCACGGCCGCCAGAACCTTGAGCTGCGCGCGCCCCGGGAGCTGGGGCGCAAGGCGGTGTTCACCAAGGACCCCTTCCGCTGGGCGGCCATCCCCAAGATGCGCCTGGCCCTGCACCAGGCGCTCAACGCCAAGCTGACCAAGATTCAGGCCGAGGTGAGCGCCAGTAAGACCCTGAACACCTGGCACGCCGCGCCCCGGCCCCGGGCCCGCCTGGGCATCCTGGCCTCGGGCGTGGCCGCCGCCCTGGCCCGCGACCTCCTGGCCGAGCTGGGCCTGCCGGTGGAGGAAGGGCGCATCCCCTTCTTGCAAGCCTCGGTGCCCTATCCCCTGCCCACCGGGCCGGTGGAGGAGCTGTTGGCCTCTTGCCAGCGGGTGTTGGTGTTGGAAGAGACCGAGCCGGTGCTGGAGCTTCTCTCGCCCCAGCGCGAGCGGCTCTGGGGCCGGGCCTCGGGGCATGTGCCCAGCGCGGGCGAGCTGACCCCCGAGGTGCTGGGCGGCGTGTTGGAGCGGGCCGTGGGCGAGGCGCGCCTCAAGACCCCCCGCCCCAAGGGCAAGGTGCTTTCGGTGCCCGACCAGCCGCCCATGCGGCGGCCCAATCTCTGCCCCGGCTGCTCCCACCGCGCGGTGTTCTTTTCCCTGCGTAAGGGCCTGCCCAGCGGGGTCTACCCCAGCGACATCGGCTGCTACACCCTGGGCATGAACCAGGGCGCGGTGGACACCTGCCACGACATGGGCGCGGCGGTGACCTTTGCCCACGCCCTGAGCCGCACCCTGGGCGAGTCCGGCGACGAAACCCCGGTGGTGGCCACCATCGGCGACAGCACCTTCTACCACTCGGGCATCACCGGCCTGGTCAACGCGGTGTACAACGGGGCCCGCTTCGTGTTGGTGATCCTGGACAACGAGACCACCTCCATGACCGGGATGCAGCCCACCCCGGAGAACGGCCTCACCGCCGACGGCCACCCCGGCCACGCGGTGGAGCTGAAGAAGCTGGTGGAAGGCTGCGGGGTCAAATGGCTCACCGAGCTAGACCCCTATGACATGGGGAATCTGCAAAAGATCCTCAAGAAGGCCTGGCGCTGGACCCAGAAGCCCGAGGGCTCGGTGGCGGTGATCATCGCGCGCCACGCCTGCGCGGCCCATCGCCCGGCCGAGGCGGTTTCCCAGCCTTGCAGGGTGGAAGTTCTGGGCACGGCCAAGCCGGTCAAGACCGCCTTCAAGCCCAAGGAGAACCCCTGCGCCGACTGCGGCCGCTGCGTGGCCGTCTGTCCGGCCGGGGCGCTCAAGCGCACCGGCAAGGCGCGCATCAAGGTGGACAAGGCCAAGTGCACCGGCTGCCGCCTCTGCGCCGAGGTGTGCCCCACCGGCACCATGGTGCTGGAGCCGGCCAAGGCCTGCGTGGCCTGCGGCCTGTGCTCCACCTGGTTCGCCTGCCCCGCCCTGGCCAGGGACGCCGAGGGCTACATATCCATCGACCGCGACTGGTGCGTGGACTGCGGGCTCTGCGCCGAGGTCTGCGCCCAAGGGGCCATCGCGCCCATGGAGGTGCTCTCATGA